A window of the Sabethes cyaneus chromosome 1, idSabCyanKW18_F2, whole genome shotgun sequence genome harbors these coding sequences:
- the LOC128737689 gene encoding diphthine methyl ester synthase codes for MFYVIGLGLGDPKDITIKGLEIVKRCHRVYLESYTSILTCGQEKLEEFYGRKLILADRELVEQGADVILCNAHKEDVAFLVVGDPFGATTHTDLLLRAKEMFIPSMVVHNASIMNAIGCCGLQLYHFGETVSIPYWTDTWCPDSFYDKIEANVKHGLHTLCLLDIRVKEPTLESLMKKVREYQPPRFMSCSEAADQLLQLVHNRRKNEWKMELSERTVVVGLARVGHETQQIKACTLKELKDSDLGGPLHSLIIPAPQMHPMEIEYLQQFCDDNLKELLKKAIKDEPAHMFKLDTTLDSNSTS; via the exons ATGTTTTACGTGATTGGGCTTGGTTTGGGAGATCCCAAGGACATTACAATCAAAGGATTGGAAATCGTCAAACGGTGTCATCGAGTTTATCTGGAATCATATACTTCCATTCTAACCTGTGGTCAGGAGAAACTA GAGGAATTTTATGGGCGAAAGCTAATCTTAGCTGATCGTGAACTAGTTGAGCAGGGTGCTGATGTAATTCTTTGTAATGCTCACAAGGAGGACGTCGCTTTTCTAGTAGTAGGGGATCCCTTCGGTGCTACTACTCACACGGATCTGCTGCTACGAGCTAAAGAGATGTTTATTCCTTCAATGGTCGTGCACAATGCGTCCATCATGAATGCAATTGGGTGCTGTGGGTTACAGTTGTATCATTTTGGCGAAACGGTATCAATCCCGTATTGGACTGATACCTGGTGTCCAGATAGCTTCTACGATAAAATTGAAGCAAATGTGAAGCATGGACTGCACACGCTTTGCCTGCTAGACATTCGAGTGAAGGAGCCGACGCTAGAATCCCTCATGAAAAAGGTTCGTGAATATCAACCTCCACGGTTTATGAGTTGTAGCGAAGCCGCCGACCAACTCCTACAGCTGGTACACAatcgaagaaaaaatgaatGGAAAATGGAACTATCCGAGCGGACAGTTGTAGTTGGCTTGGCTCGAGTGGGTCACGAAACTCAGCAGATCAAAGCGTGCACTTTGAAGGAATTAAAGGATAGCGACCTGGGAGGGCCGCTGCATTCGCTCATCATTCCGGCACCGCAGATGCATCCGATGGAGATCGAGTATTTGCAGCAGTTTTGTGACGATAATCTAAAGGAGCTGCTCAAAAAAGCCATCAAAGACGAACCAGCTCATATGTTCAAGCTGGACACAACGTTAGACAGCAATTCTACCTCTTGA